The Dermacentor variabilis isolate Ectoservices chromosome 4, ASM5094787v1, whole genome shotgun sequence genome contains the following window.
ACTCGACAATACTGCAAGATATGCCAAAATCAAGGACATAGGACTGATGTCTGTCCAACACCAACTGTCAAGGCTTGTGCGAAATGTGGCCTCCGCGACCCACCAGCGGACCATGAGTGTCAGCCCAAGTGTGCCCTGTGCGGGGGAGCTCATCCTACAGCGGCACAAGAGTGCACCAAAAAACTGAAGCGCGTCCCGCAAAGGGGAAGACAGCGCATGAGACAACGTAACCACGTGACAGGGACCCCCAAGAAGAGGTGGCTCAGTTCGGATCGAGAGAACTCTGGCTCGCGGGAGAGATCCCGCTCGCGTACCACGTCGACCTCCCGAGGCCGATCCAACTCTCAGGGCAGAAAAAAAGAGGAGAAGCAAAGCACCAACCATCAGAAGAGCAAGAAACAATGTCCGAAGAATGAAGGCGAcaaaaacaaggtgagctggtcagcaatAGCCTCCCAACCCACACCTCAAACAACTGCACAGATAACGCGCCTAGAACGAGAGCTAGAACTCATGAGAGTTCACTTAGGCGACCTAGAGCGTGAGAATGCGATACTAAAGCAAATGCAGTCGCAGCAACAGAACACACAGGCAAAACCGGACCAGTCAGAGCAAGGTTCGGGGCAACTGTACCAGCACCCCAAAAGCGCCCTAGATTACAGTCGGTCGAAACACTCCAGACACGAATCCAAGAGACTTTCCAAAACTGTTACCATCATTCGCAGAACAGATAACCCAACAGGTGTCAGCCCAAATAACACAACAACTAACGCAACAAATGTCTGAGTTTGAAGTGAAGTCCGACAAAAAACTCCAGGCTCTGCAAATTGAAATCATGAAAACGGTGCGTAAGCAAATTACCGGAGCTAACATTAGAGAGAGAGCCGAGAAGCCATACGCCAGGCCAGGGCTAGTAGCCATTGCACAGGAAAGCAACCATGCCTAAACATCAACCAACTATTACGGAAAATTgcgaaatctggcagtggaactgtcgtggaTACCGACGGAAAAGGGGACTTTTGACACAGCTGGTAAGCTCACAGAGTGATGCACCAGCTGTCATAGCCCTTCAGGAAGTCGGATCCCCTCCAAACCTTCAGGGATACGAGGTGTACACACACCCGGATTCGGAGAAAGCAATAGCTACTTTGGTAGCGAAATTGATCACCGCAATCAAACATGATCCTTTTACTGACGCGGATATTAAGCATTTATTAATAGAAATCATATATAAAGGCCTGAACAAAAAGAGTGCCTTTATACTAAACATTTACAGTCCACCAAGCCAGAGAAATACAAAGTTTGATAGCCTCCTCCAGGAAACTGCCCGCCTGGTAAAGGGAAGACCACTCGTAATAGTAGGTGATTTCAACGGCAAAGATCCTAGTTGGGGATACCCAAAACAGGACGCTAAGGGCAGAAACATTCTAGAACAAACGGAACAACTCGACATGACAATTATAACGGATCCTGCAGTGCCCACTAGACAGGGCAACAGTGTGCGCATGGACACCAGCCCTGACCTCACGATAGTGCAGAATTGTGAAGATGCGCAATGGATAAACACCCTAAACGAtttaggcagcgaccattacatcatcagCACCACAATTCGGACTGGGAAAATCAAACGACACATAGGAATAGCCAAAATTACCGACTGGGTGAAATACCGCCGGATGCAAAGCCAACAAAGCACCACAATCGACGATTTAAGTAAATGGTGTGAAAATTTAAGAACACAAAAGGATAAAGTCACAAAAAAACTAGCCTGCACATGTGATATACCTCAGATAGACCCTCACCTActgcatctctgggaggcacgcaGAGGACTAACAAAAAGAATGAAGCGACAGTCACAGAACCGGAAGCTAAAAGTACGCATTGCAGAAATCACCCGCAAAGCGGAGGAGTACGCAACGCAACTAGCTACGTCCAATTGGGAACGCTTCTGTGACTCCCTTAATGGCACACTGAGTACCGCAAAAACTTGGCGCATACTAAGAGCAATTATGGAACCAACCAAAACCAAGAACGAGGGCTGTAAAGCGGTGGAACGGCTAATCCATACGTACCCAGGGACGGAACAAGAACTCAAAGAAGAATTATATAACAAGTGCTTCGGAACAGACTCATCTCCCGCACCCTGTGAGAGGAAATACGGGGGAGCGCCTCACCCTGAACTCGATGAACCCATCTCCATCGAAGAAGTTAGAGCTGCCATAGCGAAAATGATccgaaacacagcggcaggcaaAGTCCGGATAACTAACTCCATGgttagaaacctaagcgatgaggctTTACACGCATATACTACCTTTATTAATGAACATTGGCAACAGGGTACTATTCCAAGGGAGTGGAAGCACgctcaaatagttttaattcccaagcttggcaagaaattagcaattagtaaccttcgaccaatctccctaacttcctgtctggggaaactatttgaaagaattgtgaattctagattacaaaactacttagaggacaatgaaatcattccagacactatgtttggattcagacccaagctctcaactcaagacatcctcctacagttgaaggaagaagtcctaacaaatataccaagatcaagcgaacacgttgtcatggccatcgacataaagggcgcttttgataacgtaagccatcaaggaatactcgatggcctggctgaaacaaactgcggagagcggatatacaactatgttcgcaggtttttaaaccaacgaaccgctgagattaaatttggcgcagtagaaaTGAAGACCTTCAAGGCACCCAACAAGGGCACTCCCCAGGGCGCAGTGATCTCGCCAACGCTATTTAACGTGGCGATGATAGGCCTTGCAAGGAAACTACAAGCCATCCCGGGTATCCAGCACGccctatatgcggatgatattacaGTCTGGTGTGTCACGGGGTCGATACGTGAAAAGGAAGAACGATTACAAGCATCTGCCTGTGAAATCCAGATATACGTGCGAGCCAGAGGGCTGCAATGCGCATCAGGAAAATCTGAGATTATACGAGtctggagagggaaagggaatcgtaacgtcccgacggaccctgcccttaaactggaaatcagacttggcaatgatgcaatacctgagaagaccacaatccgggcactgggcatgtggctacgatcaaatcaacactgccaacacgggcttaacctcatcaagacggcaacacaaGTCTCAAGAATGATAAAGCGGGTAACCACTAAAAGGAGGGGGATGAAGGAATCGGACACCCTTCACCTAATCTgaagtctggtggttagccgcttcatttacagcttgccgtattacgagctaacgaaaacagagagggatgcgatcaattcgtgcttacggaaagcatacaagatcgccctacaaaTTCCGCAATGCGCCTCAACCGAAAAACTCATGTCTCTTGGAATTCATAGTACATTCGAAAaactggcagaagctcaactgataactcaaagaaacagactcgcacaaacgaccacgggtaggaaactccttggcagactcgggtatcacgagttcctagaaaaacacaaccaagctaaacccatccccacaataatcagaaacagcatcaaagtggcgccaatacccagaaatatgaacccaactctacatgcaggcagaagagaagccagagctgcatacattgagaaaacgcATGGCGATaaaccaaactcccgcttcgtggacgcgacaggatacccaggcaggcagaaaagaacggtagctgctgtcactgactatttgggcagagaaatcattagcgcctccactcgcaacaccactatcgtggaagcagaagaaatcgcaatagcccttgctatcaaagcgacggaaccaaaccaacaacaaataaccatcctatcagactctcaagcggcatgcagaagaTACCTCagagtatgcaccgcagcctataggattctacgagatataaaaccccgagccagatttcaccttacatgggtacccagtcatgagggaatcaagggaaacgaagaggctgacagagtagctcgtgcgcatgctacacaccacggTTGCTCACAGGACACCTCTTAAGacctgatcccgattgaccagaactactctgcaattttaaactaccacagaggaaatagaatgaaactaccacccccagataaaaaccttagtaaggaagaacaggttatatggagaaagctgcaaacgtatacatataacaacctgcacattctccataaaattcaccctgaaagatatgcggacacatgcccatggtgcggagccacgccaaccttagaccacatctcatgggcatgcacggcatatacacaaaagacaaacacagaaattacggatcatacacaatgggaggcggcgctgtccagctcacaggaagaggtccaaagggccatcatccgataagcgaaacggcgtgcggaagccagtggggcccttgtctaggggctccaaccattgagcgttttattcttcaataaagttgttctatctatcttCTATCTAGCGCTTTCCAACTCCTTTAGTGCGATACCCGACGAAATACAAGCAGGCCGACTTGTTGATGTCTGCTAGCTTTTTTTATTGAAGAAGTTACACATCAACCATTAATTGATAATAAATTAGTACACTCACTGTGCACACCGCCATCATAGCTTTACCGATGTGGTGGGGTTCACTGGATATAATTATGACCACCTGGTGACGTGTTGCTGTAAATTTtcctgaagagcgttgggcttaGAGGCAGTAACGTGCTCCCTCGTCCGCGGTCTGGTTTCATCTCTGACTCTATGCCCACGTGTACACGCGGAAGGAATACAAAAGCCCTCGTACATGGAAATTTGGTACACTAAGAAAAAAATTGGTCTATAATCCTCGCTGTTAAGGTGGttcgacagcgaagctgtgaacaACTAGAACAATTATCCATTGAGACGTAGTTTCAAATGATTCACATGGGGACATTCACATGTACGTTACCTAATTATTAGGCTATACCGGTTCAACGGCTTGCGACTTGTCTTCCGCCGCTACTttgtgcacctacaaagagtggactAGACTGATTGACTTAACCACACTTACGCCGCACCTCGTATGCCCGCTTGACTTCAGAAGTCCTCACTATACgaggccttcccatagcactgtcacaccACAAATCGGTTCCTAGGCGGGTTCTTTTAAGCACGAAGGTGTAGTTACATCGCTCCGctcttcgtatgctacagttgccgcttcccggcggCTGCAACGTATGCAGCCGTAATCTTTGCAAGAAACGCTATGCAAGAAGGCCAGATTTCTTGTTATTTTATATTTACCCCGAAGGGCTGGCGCCGACGCtgccgcggaggcgagcgccatatgCTGGTGCTGCAAGAACCCCAGCGGCACAAGCCTCCCGAGTGTCTTCCCTGCGGACACGACAGACCCATTGTGAGGTGGCCAATACAGCTTCGCGGTAAAGAATTTCTCGCACAAAATGTCGAGAATATTCCGGAGCCCTCAACTGAGGCGCACACTTTGGCTTTGGGAAATCAAACgcaagaatttattttatggttGTCACCTTGAATAACAGCACATATCGCAGGGATAAAAGAGCGTGCTTGAGAAGTATTTCTGTGTATCTTTATTCTTCCGCTTGCAGAGATTTATAAACTGCACTCGCTTCAGGGCTACCCTATCCACTAAGCAACTGCGTCACATTTGttggcgcacacgcacacacatacatacacacatacacgcacacatacagacgcacgcacgcaagttACCTCGTTTGGGAAGAGCGTATTGACGACTCTGAGCCACTTGAGTGCGCTTGTCTCCGAAACTGCCGTCATGAAAGCATCCAGCGAAGCACACGCTTCCTTGGAAAGATTGGTCAGTCGCACGTGGTCCAGAGATAGTGCGGCGAGTCGCGACCGCAACAGACGAGTGACAGCTGAGAAGACCGCAACCGTGATCGATGTATTATTTAAATCTGAATCACTCAGGTAAAAGCAGCTGAGTGAAGTGATCCGCTTCATGGTGTTGCACATCAGTGAATCGAGGTTACGCTGTTCCCGTGGCTGGAGTCTtaactgcgaaaaaaaaatacatggttATGTAAACCCCCGGCTTCAGTAGTGGTATCTGCATTATACAACAGTTGAAACCTCTGCGTTTTAGTAGCGGCAACAACGACAAATACCGAACTGAATGCAAGCGTTGTCCTTTCCTAACGAAACGATGACATATTTGACCTCAATATAGAAGAGAGCACAATTGACATATTTTAGGATAGAAAGTTTCTTGGTAGTACTTCAGTAAGGATACAGCTTCTTCGTCCGTCTCAAAAGTAGAGATATTCTTTTTCTAGTTGGGCGTCCGATACACACCGACAGGGAGGACATCCGCAAGTGAACAATACTGCCGGGGCGATAAGTTCGCAGGAAGCTTAAGGTGGATGGAAGCAGACACATTTGAAACTGATATTTACAATTtcttacaagagagagagagagagaaaggcaaagtaaagacagggaggttaaccagagattatctccgtttgttctacttaaattgaggacgacgcaacgagctatgtaaagaaagACGATGGGTTTAaggttaaaggataagaaaagagcagatttggtgagggaacaaacgcgagttaatgacatcttagttgaaataaagaacaaagaaatgggcatggacaggacatgtaacgaggagggaaggtaaccgatggtcattaagggttacggactggattccaagggaagggaagcgtagcagggggcggcagaaagttaggttggcggatgagattaagaactttgcatcgacgacatggccacaattagtacatgaccggggttggagaagtatgggagaggcctttgccctggagggggcgtaaccagtctgctgctgctgctgctgatgatgatgatgatctccgtttggctaccctgtacttagggaggggcaaggggatgcgataggtgagagagagaaggattaaaaaaaggaaaaaaaggaagctacacacacaggcacgtacacacaaactgtttctgtgggcactgtcacgcagtccaCACAGccgttcctagtgttatgcagtgtcaccgtacaatcctgcgtcacacagtgaagtcacaatttgtcagaaagtccagtgtcttaaataccgcagcagcgccttcatagacgattgcgctgatgttcgcgtaggcctaTTACACATAGAAATGCAAGGTAGAACAGCAACACACAGTGTGACCCTATGTTGGCAGAGCCGCCATATGTTTGAAGCACCGCGAGTCCAGAACGCTTAGTCGGGGGAACAGGGCGATGTTTTCTATTGTTCGGTCAGCCCGAACACCGACGAGTATTGTTCACTATGGTCCACCGGTACACCGATCGCCAATCTTGTACAAGCATCGTCGCGGGAGTGGCTCGCCGACTATTCAAgctggatggatgctatgagcgttccTTTTAAAATGGTGttggtaggttgcgccaccaatctcttgctattatattgctaAGATCTTACCgatcttaaaaagaaaaacatgaaaataATCCCGAGGAACTCCCATCACACATCTTTATGAACCCATTTTGGCAATTTTATTTCTGTACGCCTCCCATGTTTgtcctttccctacttttctcctaccaatcttccaatcgcctctcactaatctattgcggacatatttgTTTTCGCCATGccttcgctgaacccaagggcttgaaggaggccagtggggcctaaaTACACCCCTGGGCAgatcacattctaataaaacatgctccatcgtttccctagctttaccatagcaagcacatgcttcttccttgttgtatctcggtTTATAAGGGCGTGTTCTAAGACACCCTGATCTCGATTTGacaagtaatgagcttctctttgagttatcataaattgcttctttcctgatttcatttcttGCTCTTATGTAGTTACTCGTAGCAAGTTTCtgttccattgccgccaccccaTAATATTGTCGTAGCCTCTGTGAGttgccgcttgacgttctttgttgctcacCATACTCGTCATATAATTGCTggaaagcttcctagttcttttcctctactgtgaatcaatgttgcCCCTGTAAAAttatctgaacactctcccagtccatttacGTACTTCCATatccctcagtcgttcttcacaatcaattttacttagaccttccctcacttcaaaattgtcTAGCCCATATCACAGGggacagcttcatttgtagtcatcCCGTGAGCGCCCGATGCGAGGCGTACCACTGTCCTTTGGTTGTCATCGAGTCCacattgtacccctgacttcaagcaaacaatcgcgtttccaaatgtaagtccttgaaccattacaccttgccacatactccggagcacctcgtacctattttatGACTATAGCGCTGTTTCATTATggtcgcatttctcttcccctttactgttagttttgcctgtgtttccatatatctttTGCCTTCTTTATACCCATAtaccaatgtatttatattcttttacacaaagtatttcctggccctgtattgtcatTATCTGTTcgttgttttcattgaataccacacCACCTGATTTCTGAACACAATATTCAAGACCTAACTTATCACCTAACGCTATTAACGATACTATCCAAGCGCTGCATATCACATTGCTTGTTAGCTATGAACACAATGTGGTCCGCATAaagcaaacctggaagctgctgctctactactgtacccacttGTTTGTATAAGAGATGGAACGTGGTATTACTTGCTTCTAGCgccctaaaagaaagaagaaagagataagAGGCAAAttgaaagaggcgaatgataagaggaggaagagtaagCTTTCGCCATTTATTTCTTAAGGGAAATTTTAAGGGACCCAGTAATTTTCCCTCAAATTCGACCTTGTCATATCCTGGGAAAGATTCGGCTGCTGTTTTTGCGGATGTAATTTAATGACCCTTTCTCTTCAAATTTGTTTCCAACTTCGTCTACGTAGGATacgttttttctatttttgtagacttcCTACCTAATATGTTTATGtcgttccaaaatattctagatgcGGTCTTTTTTTGCTCACGTATTTCTAACAGCcgactttcactttcaccttttatgtttgcatgaaccagtatttgaaccataaattgtttctgcccgtatatttcttattttctggctacttcaccCCGTGGAAACTGGGCTTTCTGCCtacctgtgctctcgggatgctttctgtcgttcggcgatcactGCTCGTATcaccctgttccaccagctttcggTTTCTTTTTGCCTTTCCAATGAGCATGTTCCTTCTTTTcctgtatttctgtcgttactacacttacaAGCTCACTATATTCATACTCTTTGCTTGGGCATtttccaagttcttcctcgactttCGTGGCCATCTTTTATGTTTTCGGCGCTCGAACTTGGACTGGCCATTATTAGCTCCTTGCTCGCTTCCCCAAGTGCATATCCTATTTTCAAAACGATGCGTTGGGCTTCGTCTACGCTCGCTTACGTTTACTTAAGTTTCAGGTGTTTGCCCCAATCTCCCTGAAACAACGTACAAAAGTGCGCCAGAAGGGAGAGAGTTACAAACACAGTCCCGCGCAAAGTCTCAGAGCATAAGACAATGGGTACAATCAAATACTAACAGGCAGCA
Protein-coding sequences here:
- the LOC142579954 gene encoding uncharacterized protein LOC142579954 encodes the protein MERPQVWNAFLDDDFSMELLNSEVEDVSAQARRLAAFGTEASVSSLPLPVHCTDSQASACLLLKQLPGLNELLYYIGAELTEVAPGKIAVRCYTSFNNYEQIKRDHHMVTAIIFLHCIVTRHRCVDILELRLQPREQRNLDSLMCNTMKRITSLSCFYLSDSDLNNTSITVAVFSAVTRLLRSRLAALSLDHVRLTNLSKEACASLDAFMTAVSETSALKWLRVVNTLFPNEVTCVRASVCVRVCVYVCVCVCANKCDAVA